From one Nothobranchius furzeri strain GRZ-AD chromosome 2, NfurGRZ-RIMD1, whole genome shotgun sequence genomic stretch:
- the tnk1 gene encoding non-receptor tyrosine-protein kinase TNK1, giving the protein MLMDQDTEWLYQLLAEVQLEKFYVRIRDGLNITRVEHFSYVKECDFEQIGISKPAQRRLLEALKRYKTRARSWMPKVFKGPDGGEAGGGPVQNPEVVSRTLPCLIQDSELALGDKLGSGSFGVVRRGEWHSPSGRVVPVAVKSLRNSVSRHTNTLTDFLQEVTIMQSLDHPNIIRLYGVVLTQPLKMVTELALFGSLYDTLRARQYRFPLLRLWLFATQIAVGMEYLESRRFIHRDLAARNVLLSSREMVKIGDFGLMRGLTQDRDHYVMGAHKRIPFAWCAPESLRSGSFSHSSDVWMFGVTMWEMFTYCDEPWLGLAGQQILWRVEQEGVRLEKPQDCPQELYIVMRSCWALNRSDRPTFAQLTKMTAEARPVEVQATRDFSESNKLPLLASDVVTVVDHSLEMNEWVGQNQRTLVVGLFPASLTVPIGSTGAGSNPSVNAAVISAPVKGSLQHTGHGDAHPDRSWGTPERLDDSSNWRQVPVREKEGSNLQKMAGMTRSLESVLGEPRPRSQTVEAFKVDQHGRLVAAHGVAMQQDPRRFSEASINLPPRPPPPNLKHFSEASTNPPLRPPPPNHKRFNMKGQRKPIVQQSPGTQWPAQMILSPPAQTQPQHLFPPPPNHSGSNLMKMAQLARSTPQLYDDNKERDQERRRDREKYAQNPKESLISQVMEAVHGVTIDEVQSALQRNDWNPVRAEQQLKLEQLYLLSLCSKEECLKILTRHQWDLQQASRYLIRVTREDRTGPSDRPQISSERRV; this is encoded by the exons ATGCTGATGGATCAGGACACTGAGTGGCTGTACCAGCTTCTGGCCGAGGTCCAGCTGGAGAAGTTCTACGTACGCATCCGAGATGGCCTCAACATCACCCGTGTCGAGCACTTCTCCTACGTCAAGGAGTGCGACTTTGAGCAGATCGGCATCAGCAAACCGG CACAAAGACGATTATTGGAGgcactgaaacggtacaagacacGCGCACGATCATGGATGCCCAAG GTGTTTAAAGGTCCCGATGGAGGGGAGGCCGGAGGTGGCCCGGTTCAGAACCCGGAGGTCGTCAGCCGGACTCTGCCTTGTCTGATCCAGGATAGTGAGCTGGCTTTAGGGGACAAGTTGGGCTCGGGGTCCTTTGGGGTGGTGAGGAGGGGGGAGTGGCACTCTCCCTCAGGGAGAGTG GTTCCCGTAGCGGTGAAATCCCTGAGGAACAGCGTGTCGAGACATACGAACACACTGACGGACTTTCTCCAGGAAGTGACCATCATGCAGTCCTTAGACCACCCCAACATCATCCGACTCTACGGCGTGGTCCTCACTCAGCCCCTCAAAATG GTGACAGAGCTGGCCCTTTTTGGCTCTCTGTATGACACCCTGCGAGCGCGTCAGTACAGGTTCCCGTTGCTGCGCCTCTGGCTCTTTGCCACCCAGATCGCGGTGGGTATGGAGTACCTGGAGAGCCGGAGGTTCATCCACAGGGACCTGGCAGCCAGGAACGTGCTGCTGTCCTCCAGGGAGATGGTGAAGATCGGGGACTTTGGCCTGATGCGAGGCCTGACCCAAGACAGAGACCATTATGTCATGGGAGCACATAAGAGGATCCCTTTTGCTTG GTGTGCTCCAGAAAGCCTCCGCTCAGGCTCCTTCTCCCACTCCTCGGACGTCTGGATGTTTGGCGTCACCATGTGGGAGATGTTTACGTACTGTGATGAACCGTGGCTGGGTCTGGCAGGTCAACAG ATTTTGTGGCGTGTGGAACAGGAGGGGGTGCGGCTTGAGAAACCCCAGGATTGCCCTCAAGAGCTGTACATTGTCATGAGGAGCTGCTGGGCCCTAAACCGGTCGGACAGGCCCACCTTCGCCCAGCTCACGAAAATGACTGCTGAG gCTAGACCAGTAGAAGTTCAAGCTACAAGAGACTTTTCAGAGTCCAACAAGCTCCCCCTCTTGGCCAGCGACGTTGTGACGGTCGTAGACcacag TCTGGAGATGAATGAGTGGGTCGGTCAGAACCAGAGGACGCTGGTCGTCGGCTTGTTTCCTGCCAGTCTCACTGTGCCCATCGGGTCCACCGGTGCAGGGTCAAATCCCTCCGTGAATGCTGCGGTCATCTCCGCTCCGGTGAAGGGCAGTCTCCAGCACACGGGACACGGAGACGCCCACCCAGACCGCAGCTGGGGAACACCGGAGAGACTGGATGA CAGCAGCAACTGGAGGCAGGTTCCTGTCAGGGAAAAGGAAGGGTCCAATCTGCAGAAAATGGCAG GTATGACTCGGAGCCTTGAGTCGGTCTTGGGTGAACCCCGACCCCGCTCCCAGACGGTTGAGGCTTTCAAAGTGGATCAGCATGGCAGACTTGTGGCAGCTCACGGCGTGGCGATGCAGCAGGATCCTCGGCGCTTCAGCGAGGCCAGCATCAATCTCCCTCCTCGGCCGCCGCCTCCCAATCTGAAGCACTTCAGCGAGGCCAGCACCAATCCCCCTCTTCGTCCGCCGCCTCCCAATCATAAGCGTTTCAACATGAAAGGCCAGAGAAAACCCATCGTCCAGCAGAGCCCGGGAACCCAGTGGCCTGCACAGATGATCCTTTCCCCTCCGGCCCAGACACAACCTCAGCACCTCTTTCCACCTCCTCCAAACCATTCAGGGTCCAACCTGATGAAAATGGCCCAGCTTGCCCGTTCCACCCCACAGTTGTACGACGACAACAAAGAGAGAGACCAAGAGCGAAGGAGAGATCGGGAGAAATATGCACAAAACCCAAAGGAGAGCCTCATCTCACAG GTGATGGAGGCTGTACACGGAGTGACTATCGATGAGGTTCAAAGTGCACTTCAGCGTAACGACTGGAACCCTGTACGCGCCGAGCAACAACTCAAG